Proteins encoded by one window of Musa acuminata AAA Group cultivar baxijiao chromosome BXJ2-9, Cavendish_Baxijiao_AAA, whole genome shotgun sequence:
- the LOC135622374 gene encoding ABC transporter G family member 36-like: MEPSEVHRIASLRRNSSIWKRDDNIFSRSSRDEDDEEALKWAALEKLPTFDRVRRGILTLAEDGRQLQEVDVQRLGFQERKTLMERLVRVAEEDNERFLLKLKDRIDRVGIDLPTIEVRYEHLSIEAETHVGNRGLPTVFNSVANVLETAANYLHILPSRKKPLSILHDVNGIIKPRRMTLLLGPPGSGKTTLLLALAGKLSSDLKTSGKVTYNGHEMKEFVPQRTAAYISQYDLHIGEMTVRETLAFSARCQGVGTRYDMLTELARREKAANIKPDPDVDVFMKASAMKGQETNVTTDYILKILGLEVCADTMVGDEMLRGISGGQRKRVTTGEMLVGPARALFMDEISTGLDSSTTFQIVNSLRQTIHILGGTAVISLLQPAPETYDLFDDIILLSDGLIVYQGPRENVVEFFESMGFKCPERKGVADFLQEVTSRKDQQQYWSRQDEPYRYVPVREFAEAFQQFHIGRALAEELSVPFDKSKSHPAALTTTRYGVSKKEVLKANMARELLLMKRNSFVYIFKAVQLVIMAVIAMTVFLRTKMHRNDIDDGMIYNGALFYGIVTIMFNGFSELAMTIMKLPVFFKQRDLLFYPAWSYTIPAWILKIPIAFAEVAVWVFTTYYVIGFDPNVGRLFKQYLLLLVTNQMASGLFRTIGAVGRNMIVANTFGAFALLILLVLGGFILSREKVKKWWIWGYWISPLMYPQNAISVNEFLGHSWSHIPSNLNSTEPLGVTVLESRGIFAEAKWYWIGLGATVGYVLLFNALFTLALTYLDPFGKSQPPLSEETLKEKHANLTGEVLENSSRGRRSVRHSASKKSASGIGRKSSSLGSMRAAFEQNKKGMVLPFTPLSITFDDVRYSVDMPQEMKAQGVVEDRLELLKGVSGSFRPGVLTALMGVSGAGKTTLMDVLAGRKTGGYIEGDISISGYPKKQETFARISGYCEQNDIHSPHVTVQESLAYSAWLRLPSEVDSETRKMFVEEVMELVELTPLRDALVGLPGVDGLSTEQRKRLTIAVELVANPSIIFMDEPTSGLDARAAAIVMRAVRNTVDTGRTVVCTIHQPSIDIFEAFDELFLLKRGGEEIYVGPLGRDSSHLISYFEGINGISKIKDGYNPATWMLEVTSQAQENILGANFNEIYRNSELYRRNKSLIKDLSIPPAGSSDLYFPTQYSQSFPVQCMACLWKQHLSYWRNPPYTAVRFFFTTIVALLFGTIFWDLGGKMNTQQDLFNAMGSMYAAVLFMGIQNCSSVQPVVAVERTVFYREKAAGMYSALPYAFGQVAIELPYILCQSALYGVIVYAMIGFEWTVAKFFWYLFFMYFTLLYFTFYGMMAVGITPNHSIASIVSAFFYAIWNLFSGFIIPRPRIPVWWRWYYWACPVAWTLYGLVASQFGDIETIMDDKNVPVSEFLRSYFGFKHSFLGVVAAVVVAFPVMFAFLFAFSIKMLNFQKR, translated from the exons ATGGAACCGAGCGAGGTGCACAGGATCGCGAGCTTGCGAAGGAATAGTTCGATATGGAAGAGGGACGATAACATCTTCTCGCGGTCGTCGCGGGACGAAGACGACGAGGAGGCCCTCAAGTGGGCCGCCCTCGAGAAGCTGCCCACCTTCGACCGCGTGCGCCGTGGCATCCTGACGCTGGCCGAGGATGGCAGGCAGCTGCAAGAGGTCGACGTCCAGCGGCTCGGCTTCCAGGAGAGGAAGACCCTCATGGAGCGCCTCGTTCGGGTCGCCGAGGAGGACAATGAGCGTTTCTTGCTCAAGCTCAAGGACCGTATCGACCG AGTTGGGATTGATCTTCCCACCATCGAAGTGCGGTATGAGCACCTAAGCATCGAAGCAGAGACACACGTGGGCAACAGAGGATTGCCTACCGTCTTCAATTCCGTCGCTAACGTACTGGAG ACCGCCGCAAATTACTTGCACATACTACCGAGTAGAAAGAAACCTTTATCGATCCTTCATGACGTCAATGGAATCATCAAACCTCGCAG GATGACTTTGCTCTTAGGTCCTCCAGGATCAGGAAAAACTACACTGTTGTTGGCTTTGGCTGGAAAGCTCAGCTCTGATTTGAAG ACCTCCGGAAAAGTGACCTACAACGGTCATGAAATGAAAGAATTCGTCCCTCAGAGAACCGCTGCATACATCAGCCAGTATGATCTTCATATAGGGGAGATGACAGTCCGTGAAACATTAGCCTTCTCTGCGAGGTGCCAAGGAGTTGGCACTCGTTATG ATATGTTAACTGAGTTAGCTAGGAGAGAGAAGGCAGCAAACATCAAGCCAGATCCAGACGTAGATGTCTTCATGAAG GCATCTGCAATGAAAGGACAAGAAACCAATGTGACCACAGACTACATACTGAAG ATCCTGGGTTTGGAGGTCTGTGCTGACACGATGGTAGGAGATGAGATGCTGAGAGGCATCTCTGGTGGACAAAGGAAGCGTGTCACCACAG GTGAAATGCTTGTTGGACCTGCAAGAGCTCTGTTCATGGATGAGATATCGACTGGTCTGGATAGCTCAACGACTTTCCAGATAGTGAACTCGCTCAGGCAAACCATCCACATTCTTGGAGGGACTGCTGTTATCTCCCTGCTGCAGCCAGCACCGGAGACGTATGACCTTTTCGACGACATCATTCTTCTCTCCGATGGCCTGATCGTGTATCAAGGCCCTCGTGAAAATGTCGTCGAGTTCTTCGAGTCCATGGGCTTCAAGTGCCCAGAGAGGAAGGGTGTTGCGGACTTCCTGCAAGAA GTAACGTCGAGGAAGGATCAACAACAGTACTGGTCACGCCAGGATGAACCTTACAGATACGTGCCCGTTAGAGAATTTGCCGAGGCATTCCAACAATTCCATATTGGTCGGGCTTTAGCCGAAGAACTTTCTGTCCCGTTTGATAAGAGCAAGAGCCATCCTGCTGCTCTTACCACCACGAGATATGGGGTGAGCAAGAAGGAGGTGTTAAAAGCAAACATGGCCAGAGAACTATTGCTGATGAAGAGGAACTCGTTCGTCTACATCTTCAAGGCCGTTCAA CTTGTCATCATGGCGGTCATTGCGATGACGGTGTTTCTGCGTACTAAGATGCACCGGAACGATATAGATGACGGGATGATCTATAATGGCGCGCTTTTCTATGGGATAGTGACGATCATGTTCAACGGGTTCTCTGAACTTGCCATGACCATTATGAAGCTACCTGTTTTCTTCAAGCAGAGAGATCTCCTTTTCTATCCCGCATGGTCATACACAATACCCGCATGGATCCTTAAGATCCCCATTGCATTTGCTGAAGTTGCAGTGTGGGTTTTCACAACCTACTACGTCATTGGATTCGATCCAAATGTTGGAAG GCTGTTCAAGCAATACCTGCTGCTGCTGGTGACGAACCAGATGGCATCTGGACTCTTCCGCACCATCGGGGCCGTCGGGAGGAACATGATAGTGGCAAATACCTTCGGGGCTTTTGCTCTTCTCATTCTTCTGGTGCTGGGTGGCTTCATTCTTTCACGAG AGAAAGTGAAGAAATGGTGGATTTGGGGCTACTGGATCTCGCCGCTGATGTACCCCCAGAACGCAATCTCAGTGAATGAATTCTTGGGGCACAGCTGGAGTCAT ATTCCTTCGAATTTGAATTCAACAGAGCCGCTGGGAGTCACAGTTCTGGAGTCCCGTGGTATCTTTGCCGAAGCCAAATGGTATTGGATTGGCCTTGGGGCTACGGTCGGCTACGTACTTCTCTTCAATGCTCTTTTCACTTTGGCTCTCACTTACCTCGATC CTTTTGGGAAATCTCAGCCACCTCTATCTGAAGAGACCTTAAAGGAGAAACACGCCAATCTAACCGGAGAAGTGTTGGAGAACTCGTCCAGAGGAAGAAGATCCGTGCGTCACTCTGCATCCAAGA AGAGCGCGAGTGGGATAGGGAGGAAGAGCAGCTCATTGGGTTCCATGAGGGCGGCCTTCGAACAGAACAAGAAGGGAATGGTCCTTCCGTTTACTCCACTGTCCATCACCTTCGACGACGTGAGGTACTCTGTGGACATGCCGCAG GAAATGAAAGCTCAAGGTGTGGTTGAAGACCGGTTGGAGCTGCTGAAGGGCGTCAGTGGATCTTTCAGGCCGGGAGTGCTTACAGCTCTAATGGGGGTGAGTGGAGCTGGCAAAACGACGCTGATGGATGTGCTGGCTGGGAGAAAGACAGGGGGATACATTGAAGGAGACATCAGCATATCTGGCTACCCCAAGAAGCAGGAGACCTTTGCTCGCATCTCGGGATACTGCGAACAGAACGACATCCACTCTCCTCATGTCACGGTTCAGGAGTCTCTCGCCTACTCGGCGTGGCTCCGGTTACCTTCTGAGGTCGATTCTGAAACGAGGAAG ATGTTCGTGGAGGAGGTCATGGAGCTGGTAGAGCTGACGCCGCTGAGGGATGCACTCGTCGGGTTGCCGGGAGTAGATGGGTTATCGACAGAGCAACGGAAGAGGTTGACCATCGCTGTGGAGCTGGTCGCCAACCCATCGATCATATTCATGGATGAACCCACCTCTGGGCTTGACGCAAGGGCCGCCGCCATTGTCATGAGAGCCGTGAGGAACACAGTGGACACCGGAAGGACTGTGGTGTGTACCATTCACCAACCCAGCATCGACATATTTGAAGCTTTCGATGAG CTCTTCTTATTAAAGCGTGGCGGGGAAGAGATATATGTGGGTCCGCTCGGTCGTGACTCTTCCCATCTGATTAGCTATTTTGAG GGAATCAATGGTATCAGTAAGATCAAAGATGGTTACAACCCCGCGACATGGATGTTGGAAGTGACTTCGCAGGCACAAGAAAATATACTGGGCGCCAATTTCAATGAGATATACAGGAATTCGGAGCTGTATCG GAGGAACAAGAGCTTGATAAAGGATCTCAGCATACCTCCTGCTGGTTCGAGCGACCTGTACTTCCCCACCCAGTACTCGCAGTCATTTCCTGTACAATGCATGGCGTGCCTGTGGAAGCAGCACTTGTCGTACTGGAGGAATCCGCCGTACACCGCCGTGAGGTTCTTCTTCACCACCATCGTAGCTCTTCTGTTCGGCACCATATTCTGGGACCTGGGCGGCAAAAT GAACACTCAGCAAGATCTGTTTAATGCGATGGGTTCGATGTATGCCGCGGTTCTGTTCATGGGTATACAGAACTGTTCATCGGTTCAGCCGGTGGTGGCAGTCGAACGAACAGTCTTTTACAGGGAGAAAGCGGCTGGAATGTACTCCGCTTTGCCTTACGCGTTCGGACAA GTGGCGATTGAGCTTCCATACATTCTGTGTCAGTCCGCCCTATATGGTGTGATCGTCTACGCGATGATTGGATTCGAGTGGACTGTTGCAAAGTTCTTTTGGTACTTGTTCTTCATGTACTTCACTCTCCTCTACTTCACATTCTACGGGATGATGGCGGTGGGTATCACTCCCAATCACAGCATCGCCTCCATTGTTTCCGCTTTCTTCTACGCAATATGGAACCTTTTCTCTGGATTCATTATTCCGCGGCCG AGAATCCCGGTGTGGTGGAGATGGTATTACTGGGCGTGTCCCGTAGCTTGGACCTTGTACGGTCTAGTCGCCTCACAGTTCGGTGATATAGAGACTATCATGGATGACAAGAACGTGCCGGTGTCAGAGTTCTTGAGGAGTTATTTTGGATTCAAACATAGCTTCTTGGGGGTGGTGGCTGCCGTGGTGGTGGCGTTTCCTGTGATGTTTGCTTTCCTCTttgcattttccatcaagatgcTCAACTTCCAGAAGAGATGA
- the LOC135622375 gene encoding auxin-responsive protein IAA1-like isoform X3, which yields MSTTETGNSSTTESAVSGLDYEETQLTLAPPGGSRSEFERKRGFSEGVGLSLETKDFLSGSSDEPPISGAGEPSAAKAQVVGWPPVRSFRRNVLKSCTYVKVAVDGTPYLRKVDLEAYAGYQQLLIALEEMFSCFTARNYPNERRLVDPVNGTEYVPTYEDKDGDWMLIGDVPWKMFVASCKRLRLMKSSEAVDLGCITAR from the exons ATGTCGACGACGGAGACAGGGAATAGCTCGACGACGGAGTCGGCGGTGTCCGGGCTCGACTACGAGGAAACGCAGCTGACTCTCGCCCCACCGGGGGGCTCTAGATCCGAGTTCGAGAGGAAGCGCGGCTTCTCGGAGGGCGTCGGTCTCAGCCTCGAGACCAAGGATTTCTTGTCGGGCTCTTCCGATGAGCCCCCCATTTCCGGTGCCGGGGAGCCTTCCGCAGCCAA GGCACAGGTGGTGGGGTGGCCGCCGGTGAGGTCCTTCAGGCGGAACGTCCTGAAGAGCTGCACCTACGTGAAGGTGGCCGTCGACGGGACGCCCTACCTTCGTAAGGTTGACCTCGAGGCATACGCAGGATACCAGCAGCTGCTGATCGCCCTCGAGGAGATGTTCTCCTGCTTCACCGCCC GTAACTATCCCAACGAGAGGAGGCTGGTTGATCCTGTGAACGGGACAGAGTACGTTCCAACTTACGAGGACAAGGATGGTGATTGGATGCTTATCGGTGATGTCCCTTGGAA GATGTTTGTAGCATCATGCAAACGGCTTCGGTTGATGAAAAGCTCAGAAGCTGTTGATTTAG GTTGCATCACTGCGAGGTGA
- the LOC135622375 gene encoding auxin-responsive protein IAA1-like isoform X2, which produces MSTTETGNSSTTESAVSGLDYEETQLTLAPPGGSRSEFERKRGFSEGVGLSLETKDFLSGSSDEPPISGAGEPSAAKAQVVGWPPVRSFRRNVLKSCTYVKVAVDGTPYLRKVDLEAYAGYQQLLIALEEMFSCFTARNYPNERRLVDPVNGTEYVPTYEDKDGDWMLIGDVPWKMFVASCKRLRLMKSSEAVDLAPRTPTGCITAR; this is translated from the exons ATGTCGACGACGGAGACAGGGAATAGCTCGACGACGGAGTCGGCGGTGTCCGGGCTCGACTACGAGGAAACGCAGCTGACTCTCGCCCCACCGGGGGGCTCTAGATCCGAGTTCGAGAGGAAGCGCGGCTTCTCGGAGGGCGTCGGTCTCAGCCTCGAGACCAAGGATTTCTTGTCGGGCTCTTCCGATGAGCCCCCCATTTCCGGTGCCGGGGAGCCTTCCGCAGCCAA GGCACAGGTGGTGGGGTGGCCGCCGGTGAGGTCCTTCAGGCGGAACGTCCTGAAGAGCTGCACCTACGTGAAGGTGGCCGTCGACGGGACGCCCTACCTTCGTAAGGTTGACCTCGAGGCATACGCAGGATACCAGCAGCTGCTGATCGCCCTCGAGGAGATGTTCTCCTGCTTCACCGCCC GTAACTATCCCAACGAGAGGAGGCTGGTTGATCCTGTGAACGGGACAGAGTACGTTCCAACTTACGAGGACAAGGATGGTGATTGGATGCTTATCGGTGATGTCCCTTGGAA GATGTTTGTAGCATCATGCAAACGGCTTCGGTTGATGAAAAGCTCAGAAGCTGTTGATTTAG CTCCAAGAACACCCACAGGTTGCATCACTGCGAGGTGA
- the LOC135622375 gene encoding auxin-responsive protein IAA1-like isoform X1, translating to MSTTETGNSSTTESAVSGLDYEETQLTLAPPGGSRSEFERKRGFSEGVGLSLETKDFLSGSSDEPPISGAGEPSAAKAQVVGWPPVRSFRRNVLKSCTYVKVAVDGTPYLRKVDLEAYAGYQQLLIALEEMFSCFTARNYPNERRLVDPVNGTEYVPTYEDKDGDWMLIGDVPWKVRSSSNFLGNIEGFGSHVEAIDKEELEGAISTVHGEHHATENNFVEWSELYVKLILS from the exons ATGTCGACGACGGAGACAGGGAATAGCTCGACGACGGAGTCGGCGGTGTCCGGGCTCGACTACGAGGAAACGCAGCTGACTCTCGCCCCACCGGGGGGCTCTAGATCCGAGTTCGAGAGGAAGCGCGGCTTCTCGGAGGGCGTCGGTCTCAGCCTCGAGACCAAGGATTTCTTGTCGGGCTCTTCCGATGAGCCCCCCATTTCCGGTGCCGGGGAGCCTTCCGCAGCCAA GGCACAGGTGGTGGGGTGGCCGCCGGTGAGGTCCTTCAGGCGGAACGTCCTGAAGAGCTGCACCTACGTGAAGGTGGCCGTCGACGGGACGCCCTACCTTCGTAAGGTTGACCTCGAGGCATACGCAGGATACCAGCAGCTGCTGATCGCCCTCGAGGAGATGTTCTCCTGCTTCACCGCCC GTAACTATCCCAACGAGAGGAGGCTGGTTGATCCTGTGAACGGGACAGAGTACGTTCCAACTTACGAGGACAAGGATGGTGATTGGATGCTTATCGGTGATGTCCCTTGGAA GGTAAGGTCGAGTAGCAATTTCCTAGGAAACATCGAGGGGTTTGGTTCACATGTTGAGGCTATTGACAAAGAAGAGCTTGAAGGGGCTATCTCAACCGTCCATGGCGAGCATCATGCCACTGAGAATAACTTTGTAGAGTGGTCAGAGCTATATGTCAAACTAATCTTGTCCTAG